The following coding sequences lie in one Pungitius pungitius chromosome 18, fPunPun2.1, whole genome shotgun sequence genomic window:
- the pla2g3 gene encoding group 3 secretory phospholipase A2, which yields MTHVAPLLCALLLSSFLIRAAAETSILCLWTQVLLNADVHRSFLRRDPGQATPSLRLYHGAWSGERALLSCAWSDDAAVIHNYLSACQERAHEFSGLPVANIDAESMLEADEQCVSLDPPVVGVRRERAGRSVRSIRGHTAAHNDQGEAERSEVSSHQRVKRGFIVPGTLWCGSGNKAPSYADLGVFSDTDSCCREHDQCQHTILSFHSQFGVFNSNIFTMSHCDCDSRFHSCLMEAGDSIADVVGYTFFSLLKMHCFEFTHRLQCTERNWFGMCKESEMALYAVVQPPEPYDSPHPTELSVNGSSTNTTAPAGTPPRPTPSTGSSPAPVTPVTPVTSAISLTNITTVTPITNITSLTNAPPITPITPITPVTTVSPFTNITTVTPVTPVTSATSATSLTNITTVTPVTNITTVTPVTNITSLTNAPPITPITPITPVTPITPVTNITTVTPVTSLTNITTVTPVTNITSLPNVPPITPITPITPVTTVSPFTNITSSGASTSHRLKAPERENGLRNTLPARKQAPSELNFTEKQPSCTVYKDLDECSNKIPPQQEEHGLYNAEARTLYQCDCTSRLFQALAGQRGLSEVQALLLGRVSLACFLLPDCSEDEICSAVLVRADLPEEAWRRSGSDTEERRHLQAVRLRAGRPDRRRAKRRGGGVGLHRLCHRLVRAGLRG from the exons ATGACGCACgtcgctcctctcctctgcgCCCTTCTGCTGTCCTCATTCCTGATCCGGGCCGCCGCGGAGACCTCCATCCTCTGCCTCTGGACCCAAGTTCTGCTGAATGCTGACGTGCACCGCAGTTTCCTCCGGAGAGACCCCGGGCAGGCCACTCCATCCCTGCGCCTCTACCACGGCGCCTGGTCCGGGGAGCGCGCTCTGCTCAGCTGCGCCTGGAGCGACGACGCGGCGGTGATCCACAACTATTTATCAGCGTGCCAGGAGCGCGCGCACGAGTTTTCCGGACTTCCGGTGGCAAATATCGACGCGGAGTCCATGTTGGAGGCGGATGAGCAGTGCGTCTCCTTGGACCCTCCGGTGGTCGGCGTGCGCCGAGAGCGCGCGGGGAGGTCGGTGAGGAGCATCCGGGGACACACGGCGGCTCATAACGATCAAGGTGAAgctgagaggtcagaggtcagcagcCATCAGCGCGTAAAGCGCGGGTTCATTGTGCCGGGGACTCTGTGGTGCGGTTCTGGCAACAAGGCGCCATCATATGCAGATTTGG GAGTCTTTTCAGATACCGACAGCTGCTGCCGTGAACACGACCAGTGCCAACACACCATCCTGTCCTTCCACTCCCAGTTCGGCGTCTTCAACAGCAACATCTTCACCATGTCCCACTGCGACTGCGACAGCAG GTTCCACAGCTGTCTGATGGAGGCGGGCGACAGCATAGCTGATGTGGTGGGCTACACCTTCTTCAGCCTGCTGAAGATGCACTGCTTTGAGTTCACCCACCGACTCCAGTGCACCGAGAGGAACTGGTTCGGCAT GTGTAAAGAGAGTGAAATGGCTCTCTACGCTGTGGTGCAGCCCCCCGAGCCGTACgactccccccaccccacagagCTCAGCGTCAACGGCTCCTCCACAAACACCACCGCACCCGCAGGGACGCCACCGCGGCCCACACCCTCGACGGGCTCCAGCCCAGCCCCCGTCACCCCCGTCACCCCCGTCACCAGCGCCATCAGCCTCACCAACATTACCACCGTCACCCCCATCACCAACATTACCAGCCTTACCAacgccccccccatcacccccatCACCCCCATCACACCCGTCACCACCGTCTCCCCCTTCACCAACATTACCACCGTCACCCCCGTCACCCCCGTCACCAGCGCCACCAGCGCCACCAGCCTCACCAACATTACCACTGTCACCCCCGTCACCAACATTACCACCGTCACCCCCGTCACCAACATTACCAGCCTTACCAacgccccccccatcacccccatCACCCCCATCACACCCGTCACCCCCATCACCCCCGTCACCAACATTACCACCGTCACCCCCGTCACCAGCCTCACCAACATTACCACCGTCACCCCCGTCACCAACATTACCAGCCTTCCCAACgtcccccccatcacccccatCACCCCCATCACCCCTGTCACCACCGTCTCCCCCTTCACCAACATCACCAGCTCTGGCGCATCCACGTCACACAGACTCAAGGCGCCTGAGAGAGAAAACGGGCTCAGGAACACTTTACCTGCCAGAAAACAAGCTCCGTCCGAGCTGAATTTCACAG AGAAGCAGCCGTCATGCACCGTCTACAAGGACCTCGATGAGTGCAGCAACAAGATCCCCCCCCAGCAGGAGGAACATGGCCTCTACAACGCGGAGGCCAGGACGTTGTACCAATGCGACTGTACCAGCAG ATTGTTCCAGGCGCTGGCTGGGCAGAGAGGACTCAGCGAAGTGCAGGCCTTGCTGCTGGGACGCGTCTCTCTGGCCTGCTTCCTGCTACCAGACTGCTCAGAAGACGAGAT ATGCTCAGCGGTTCTGGTGAGAGCAGATCTTCCCGAGGAggcctggaggaggagcggttCGGACACGGAGGAGCGGCGCCATCTGCAGGCCGTCCGGCTGAGGGCCGGGAGGCCCGACCGGAGGAGGgcgaagaggagaggaggcggcgTGGGGCTCCACAGGCTGTGCCACAGGCTGGTCCGGGCCGGACTCAGAGGGTGA
- the rph3aa gene encoding rabphilin-3A isoform X1: MFSRIGWTMDGEELTDEEKEIINGVLARAAAMEATEHERIERLSSRLEDIRRTARGDGRSQCLLCGASLGPQGVTAALCAQCNKHMCSQCGINSSSRTSPVWLCRICNEQQEVQKRSGAWFFQGRVQQSLPDPLPLSGKAAAPRAPRQGYETEREQTARTTAGGQDEGPPCPAAATKTERPASKPPGANAPQVAPASGVENQRPEREETVWPPAAEEKRPPHVPASRTYPPGNSTAPPQPPQPPPDRTEDEDDSDDSTTLGSLEFSLLYDQEQHALHCCIARAKGLKPMDSNGLADPYVKLHLLPGASKSNKLRTKTLKTTLNPAWNETLVYHGITDEEMSRKTLRLSVSDEDKFGHNEFIGETRVALKKLKFNQKKNFSVCLERVVPVKKAVGGSVRGMALYEDDANEAEDSEERGRILVSLTYSSQQGRLIVGVVRCAHLAAMDSNGYSDPFVKICLKPDMGKKAKNKTQIKKKTLNPEFNEEFGYEIKHGELAKKTLDISVWDYDLGKSNDFIGGCQLGIQAKGECLKHWYECLKNKDKKIERWHVLLNDNSAQFED, encoded by the exons ATGTTCAGCAG gatCGGCTGGACGATGGACGGCGAGGAGCTCACggatgaggagaaggagatcATCAACGGCGTGCTGGCCCGCGCAGCCGCCATGGAGGCCACGGAGCACGAGAGGATCGA GCGTCTCTCCAGCCGCCTGGAGGACATCCGCAGGACGGCGCGCGGGGACGGACGGTCGCAATGCCTGCTCTGCGGGGCGTCCTTGGGTCCCCAGGGGGTCACAGCGGCGCTCTGCGCGCAGTGCAACAAA CACATGTGCAGCCAATGTGGgattaacagcagcagcaggacgagtCCTGTGTGGCTCTGCAGGATCTGCAATGAGCAGCAAGAG GTCCAGAAGCGCTCTGGAGCTTGGTTCTTCCAGGGACGGGTCCAGCAGTCCCTGCCCGACCCGCTGCCTCTGTCCGGGAAGGCTGCTGCTCCCCGGGCGCCTCGTCAGGGATACG AGACGGAGCGGGAGCAGACGGCCAGGACAACGGCTGGCGGCCAGGACGAGGGTCCCCCCTGCCCCGCCGCGGCGACCAAGACCGAGAGACCCGCCTCCAAGCCACCCGGAGCCAACGCACCGCAGGTGGCCCCCGCCTCAG GTGTGGAAAACCAACGCCccgagagggaggagacggTGTGGCCTCCAGCCGCGGAGGAGAAGAGACCCCCGCATGTCCCCGCCTCCAGAACCTATCCACCGGGCAACAGCACGGCCCCCCCGCAGCCCCCACAGCCCCCGCCCGACCGgacggaggacgaggacgactcGGATGACTCCA CCACTCTGGGATCCCTGGAGTTCAGTCTCCTGTACGACCAGGAGCAGCACGCCCTGCACTGCTGCATCGCCAGGGCCAAG GGCCTAAAGCCGATGGACTCCAACGGGCTCGCCGACCCGTACGTCAAGCTGCACCTCTTACCTGGAGCCAGCAAG TCCAACAAACTCCGCACGAAGACCCTGAAAACCACCCTGAACCCGGCGTGGAACGAGACGCTGGTCTACCACGGCATCACCGACGAGGAGATGTCCCGCAAGACCCTCCG GCTTTCGGTGAGCGACGAGGACAAATTCGGACACAACGAGTTCATCGGGGAGACGCGGGTCGCTTTGAAGAAACTCAAGTTCAACCAGAAGAAGAACTTCAGCGTGTGTTTGGAGCGAGTTGTCCCG GTGAAGAAGGCGGTCGGGGGGTCGGTCCGAGGCATGGCGCTCTACGAGGACGAC GCCAACGAGGCTGAGGATTCAGAGGAGCGGGGTCGCATCCTGGTGTCGTTGACCTACAGCAGCCAGCAGGGTCGCCTGATCGTGGGCGTCGTGCGCTGCGCTCACCTCGCCGCCATGGACTCCAACGGGTACTCTGACCCGTTTGTCAAAAT ATGTCTGAAACCAGATATGGGGAAGAAAGCTAAAAACAAGACCCAGATCAAAAAGAAGACCCTGAATCCAGAGTTCAATGAG GAGTTTGGATATGAAATAAAGCACGGCGAATTAGCCAAGAAAACCCTTGACATCTCAGTGTGGGACTACGACTTGGGGAAGTCCAACGATTTCATTG GAGGATGTCAGCTGGGCATCCAGGCCAAAGGGGAGTGTTTGAAGCACTGGTACGAATGCCTCAAGAACAAAGACAAGAAGATCGAGCGCTGGCACGTCCTGCTGAATGACAACAGCGCGCAGTTCGAGGATTGA
- the rph3aa gene encoding rabphilin-3A isoform X2: protein MDGEELTDEEKEIINGVLARAAAMEATEHERIERLSSRLEDIRRTARGDGRSQCLLCGASLGPQGVTAALCAQCNKHMCSQCGINSSSRTSPVWLCRICNEQQEVQKRSGAWFFQGRVQQSLPDPLPLSGKAAAPRAPRQGYETEREQTARTTAGGQDEGPPCPAAATKTERPASKPPGANAPQVAPASGVENQRPEREETVWPPAAEEKRPPHVPASRTYPPGNSTAPPQPPQPPPDRTEDEDDSDDSTTLGSLEFSLLYDQEQHALHCCIARAKGLKPMDSNGLADPYVKLHLLPGASKSNKLRTKTLKTTLNPAWNETLVYHGITDEEMSRKTLRLSVSDEDKFGHNEFIGETRVALKKLKFNQKKNFSVCLERVVPVKKAVGGSVRGMALYEDDANEAEDSEERGRILVSLTYSSQQGRLIVGVVRCAHLAAMDSNGYSDPFVKICLKPDMGKKAKNKTQIKKKTLNPEFNEEFGYEIKHGELAKKTLDISVWDYDLGKSNDFIGGCQLGIQAKGECLKHWYECLKNKDKKIERWHVLLNDNSAQFED, encoded by the exons ATGGACGGCGAGGAGCTCACggatgaggagaaggagatcATCAACGGCGTGCTGGCCCGCGCAGCCGCCATGGAGGCCACGGAGCACGAGAGGATCGA GCGTCTCTCCAGCCGCCTGGAGGACATCCGCAGGACGGCGCGCGGGGACGGACGGTCGCAATGCCTGCTCTGCGGGGCGTCCTTGGGTCCCCAGGGGGTCACAGCGGCGCTCTGCGCGCAGTGCAACAAA CACATGTGCAGCCAATGTGGgattaacagcagcagcaggacgagtCCTGTGTGGCTCTGCAGGATCTGCAATGAGCAGCAAGAG GTCCAGAAGCGCTCTGGAGCTTGGTTCTTCCAGGGACGGGTCCAGCAGTCCCTGCCCGACCCGCTGCCTCTGTCCGGGAAGGCTGCTGCTCCCCGGGCGCCTCGTCAGGGATACG AGACGGAGCGGGAGCAGACGGCCAGGACAACGGCTGGCGGCCAGGACGAGGGTCCCCCCTGCCCCGCCGCGGCGACCAAGACCGAGAGACCCGCCTCCAAGCCACCCGGAGCCAACGCACCGCAGGTGGCCCCCGCCTCAG GTGTGGAAAACCAACGCCccgagagggaggagacggTGTGGCCTCCAGCCGCGGAGGAGAAGAGACCCCCGCATGTCCCCGCCTCCAGAACCTATCCACCGGGCAACAGCACGGCCCCCCCGCAGCCCCCACAGCCCCCGCCCGACCGgacggaggacgaggacgactcGGATGACTCCA CCACTCTGGGATCCCTGGAGTTCAGTCTCCTGTACGACCAGGAGCAGCACGCCCTGCACTGCTGCATCGCCAGGGCCAAG GGCCTAAAGCCGATGGACTCCAACGGGCTCGCCGACCCGTACGTCAAGCTGCACCTCTTACCTGGAGCCAGCAAG TCCAACAAACTCCGCACGAAGACCCTGAAAACCACCCTGAACCCGGCGTGGAACGAGACGCTGGTCTACCACGGCATCACCGACGAGGAGATGTCCCGCAAGACCCTCCG GCTTTCGGTGAGCGACGAGGACAAATTCGGACACAACGAGTTCATCGGGGAGACGCGGGTCGCTTTGAAGAAACTCAAGTTCAACCAGAAGAAGAACTTCAGCGTGTGTTTGGAGCGAGTTGTCCCG GTGAAGAAGGCGGTCGGGGGGTCGGTCCGAGGCATGGCGCTCTACGAGGACGAC GCCAACGAGGCTGAGGATTCAGAGGAGCGGGGTCGCATCCTGGTGTCGTTGACCTACAGCAGCCAGCAGGGTCGCCTGATCGTGGGCGTCGTGCGCTGCGCTCACCTCGCCGCCATGGACTCCAACGGGTACTCTGACCCGTTTGTCAAAAT ATGTCTGAAACCAGATATGGGGAAGAAAGCTAAAAACAAGACCCAGATCAAAAAGAAGACCCTGAATCCAGAGTTCAATGAG GAGTTTGGATATGAAATAAAGCACGGCGAATTAGCCAAGAAAACCCTTGACATCTCAGTGTGGGACTACGACTTGGGGAAGTCCAACGATTTCATTG GAGGATGTCAGCTGGGCATCCAGGCCAAAGGGGAGTGTTTGAAGCACTGGTACGAATGCCTCAAGAACAAAGACAAGAAGATCGAGCGCTGGCACGTCCTGCTGAATGACAACAGCGCGCAGTTCGAGGATTGA